GCATGGTCATCGGATACCTGGCGCGCGGCGTGCTCGGCCAGTTCGACCTGGGCCTTCCCCGCCCCGAGGACGGAGGCAAGCTGTACATCGTCTATCCCAACCTGCTCAAGGCGGAGGGCAAACTGCGGCTGGTACCAGAGGACTTCCGGCTGTGGATCACCCTGCACGAGGTCACCCACGCCTTCGAGTTCGCGGCCAACCCTTGGATCAGGGACTATCTCCGCTCGCTGATGGAGAGCTATTTCGCCAGCGTGTCCGTGCGCCTGGAGGAGATGGGCATGCGCCTGCGGCCCCACGAACTTCGCGACTCGGGCAAGCTGAACGAGATCATCAACCAGGGGGGGCTGATCTCCGTCGTCCACAACCCCGAGCAGCGCGAGATCCTCTCGCGCATCCAGGCCTTCATGTCCCTGGTGGAGGGCTACAGCAACCTCATTATGGACCTGGTGGGCAAGGAGATCATCCCCTCCTTCAAGGAGATGAGCATCGCGTTCCGCCACCGCCGCGATTCCAAGACGGGTGCGGAGCGCTTCATCGAGAGGATGCTGGGGTTCGACCTCAAGCTGCAGCAATATCAGATCGGTGAGCTGTTCTGTAAGGAAGTTGTGGAGAAGAAGGGCCTGGACTTCCTCAACCTCGCCTGGAAGCGCGAGGAGAACCTGCCTGACGGCGAGGAGATCCGCCACGCCTTCAAGTGGATCGAGCGCATGGAGGAGAGCGAGAGGCAGCGCGTGCTGCGCCACAGCATCTGAGCGACGTTGGTTCAGTCTGCCAGTTTCCAGGCGGCCACGGCCACGACCTGGGTCACCCGCAGCAGTCCCTCCTGGTTTATCCTGTCCGGGGTGTCGCTGGGCGAGTGGAAGTCGGGATGCGCGTCCCGCTCGAACCATGACCAGTCGCAGGTAACGGCCGGCATGTGATAGAGGAAGAAGGTGGATGCGGATGTGCCGGGGTCGGCGCCCCCCAGTTCGAGCACCACGTCGAGGAGGGACGCGGCCGCGT
This sequence is a window from Actinomycetota bacterium. Protein-coding genes within it:
- a CDS encoding zinc-dependent metalloprotease encodes the protein MMVAEEKENPWDRSLRGINQFVEGIVRRMPLARSLGQAFSGGREGMVDWEQARAIAVLVAQSEGPAPVATEDVQRELEAMMGRSEELVREYSRLDPGGPVGPLLVFDRPDWIEANLASFQLIFEPLAESYGKTLQRLEERRKRPLRAGRGFTRGLLTAQLGMVIGYLARGVLGQFDLGLPRPEDGGKLYIVYPNLLKAEGKLRLVPEDFRLWITLHEVTHAFEFAANPWIRDYLRSLMESYFASVSVRLEEMGMRLRPHELRDSGKLNEIINQGGLISVVHNPEQREILSRIQAFMSLVEGYSNLIMDLVGKEIIPSFKEMSIAFRHRRDSKTGAERFIERMLGFDLKLQQYQIGELFCKEVVEKKGLDFLNLAWKREENLPDGEEIRHAFKWIERMEESERQRVLRHSI
- a CDS encoding M28 family peptidase, with amino-acid sequence FAFLGAEECGGYGSVALAEAFEANGLRDSVRIINIEGIGSGEGYYMDVWDLNYKKNRPTVEALDAAASLLDVVLELGGADPGTSASTFFLYHMPAVTCDWSWFERDAHPDFHSPSDTPDRINQEGLLRVTQVVAVAAWKLAD